TGCCACCACCCAACCCAAACTCCGAATTCGATTCCTTCTCCCTCTAGGCAAAAGAATTATCGCGTGGAGTAGAGTCCACCGTTCCACCCTCTCTAGGACGAAGAATCATCAGGAGGCAGCGCGATCATAGCCGTCAATCACGAAGTTCTCAGGTACCAAATTCTCGCGTGGCTCACCAGATCGACGGCTTTGATGAGTTTCGAGAAATTCTCTCTCAGATAGGTTCGAGCATTAacccaaaaaagataaaagtgaCTATAATTATAAAGATTAATTTGAAAGTCGGGAAATCACTTCAGATTATTCTAATGACAATCATTCCCGCATTAAAAGGAAAGGTAAGGAGTTTGATTCTTCGCTTTCTTAAAAGATTAAAGGTGAAAATATGGAAATCTTTAGTATCAGATTACTAGGTATAAAGAGGACaggataaaaatttaaaagtaaattaaGAATTAGAGCAAGGcggccaaataaaaaaatttgcaactcGGGATTTACGTCGTATGGATGGCAATGTTCAACCGACCACACGGTTGTCGGTCGCGCGGATAGGATTCCCCTTCCTTTCCTCGCACCCCCCGCGCGAACTCGATCGGACGGCCAGGAGCGCGCGTCGCACGGATTCGATGGTGGTCGCGGGAGCATCCGATTCCTCCCCGCCCGACGAAGTCCTCTCTCTTTCGCggtctttcctttctctttctctttctcttctctctctctgcagcgACCCTTCTTCTCCAGCTCGCGCGTCTGCGCAGGTACAACCGCGGTGGAAGCAGCAGCTCATATCGCCATGAGAGCGACGCTCTAGGCAGGCAAGCAAAGCAACCctctacatctctctctctctctacatctttctctctctggagTTTGGTGGCTTTTTCGTCTCGgcgggggaggcgatgccttaGCTTGTAAGTTTCCCTCCTCGCCTCCTTGTTTTTTTCAACCCCCCACTCCGAGAAACGACGAAAACCCACGAAGCTTCTCGCGGGAAAAAGAGCGCGATGGAGCAGTGAGGTCAGGCCCGGGCTTTCGCCTGACTCCttgtcctcttcttttcttttgctttgttcGGGCGCGATGCTTTGTTGCTGAATTTGAGTCGAGCGATGGTAGGAGCGCGGTGAGAGAATACCCAGAAGGAAAAGTTTTGAACTTGATGATGCCCTCGCCGTGTACTATGCTTTTCTTGCCGGCGAAGTTTTGTGAGCTGATGCTTGCTCCGAGCGGTGACTGATGAGTACCCGCTTAGGTTTCGTTTGGATTGTCGATTTCGTGTTCGCAATGTGCGGCGTTCTGGATACGCGGCGACGCTAGCTTAGGATTTGTTGATTGCTCTGCAATGCCACGTCGTACTGTGTAGCACGGGACACAGTGTATTGACGAACGGTGAAGTTTGGGGTTGGTAGTTAGAGGGTTCTCTCTTTTGATTTGATTGTGTTTAGCTAGCTGTTTCGGGATGCAACGCTGTCGCCGTGCGCTGACTTATCCAGCTTCGTATGGGCAGCATTTGACTTCCAGGGATCGAATTGAAGTCGAGGTGGCATAATGGGGTTCAGCTTGGGCTCTGTTTTGATGAGTTTGGGGATGCGATCGGAGGCCGATCAAGTATCTGTGGAGGCTATCACGTTGTTCGTTGGGCTCCTTTGCACCTGTATTATCATTGGACATCTTCTGGAGAAAAACAAATGGATTAACGAGTCTATTACAGCCCTTACGATCGTGAGTTTTTCATTATGAGATCCAGAATGAATGGATGGCTGGTGAAAGAAGGATGCTGCAAGCATTAATTTTGATTAACAATGGTTTCTGGATGGTTGCTTTCTTGCAGGGTCTTTGCACTGGAATCGTTCTTCTGCTAACTACAGAAGGAAGACGCTCACATATCTTGGTCTTCAATGAGGAGCTTTTCTTTATATATGTTCTTCCACCTATTATCTTTAATGCTGGGTAGGTTGGAGTTTGCACTTTTTTTAGAGACTGGAGTTACTAACAACCAACCATCCTATTTGCCTAATAGCTTGTATAGTCTTAGGAAACAAGTGTAAACTTTACACTTGTAAATACTTATAGCTTGCGACCAGGCAATcatttgtgattttgattggGTGCTGTTGCAGTCATTTTGCATGAAGTTTAGAAGCCTATTAACTTTTAGTTTTCTCTTTGCAAACATTTTACAAGAAACTAGAAAGTCTGGCTGACTGTTTCGGTTGAGTGGTATAATGCTGACTGGTAGATTTTGTTTGgtattttatattctttaatGCGACTTTTGACATGGAATGGCTGCAGCATTGAGTAGAATATGATcaacttgaaattgaaagagttattttgtttgtttgaagAACTGTTTTACATTCCTCTAAGATTGCCAAGGTGTACTGTtgtatgctctctctctctctctctctctctctctctctggtgtcTGTGTGTGTGCCTGTGTGTTTTTTGCTTGGCACATCATGCGCATATTACCGTTGTCTTGGATGCTGATCTATTGTTTACAGAAGTCATCATAATTTGTGTACTTGTAAGCACTTTGCATCATTCCGGGATAGGatgatatataatttaatttcactttATTTCCAATGCTTTATttgcaattttcattttcccaGGTTTCAAGTTAAAAAGAAACAGTTCTTCAGAAATTTCATGACAATTACTCTATTTGGGGTGGTTGGTACTCTGATATCCTTCTTTATCATATCACTAGGTATGTCCTGAATCTAATGTGGCTAACATCTAGTTCATTACAGATTTGGCGTGATATTTCCTATGTTCTGGTGGAACCTCTtgaatttcattgattttgtaGAATCTGTACACCATTAATTGTTTTGTTAGTATGTGCACCAcactgcatgatgattttgttgcAGTGAAAGAGTCAAGAAAATCTCAAtaactgttcttttttttatttttagcataCTGGTCTTGGcccaaaaaaggaacaaaaaatgtttatcaCCCTGGCTAATTTCCCATGTAATTAGAAAACAAGATCATCGTTACTATTCATTCTGAAAGACCCTTATTGTCTTAAAGCATCTCTCAAGAATTGCTCCTAGTTCGTCATCCACAGAGGGCATTTTACTTTTGGGGTCAAAATTCtagcaaaatgcatatctgttGCCAAAATATTAACAATAGAAATGGTTGACAAAATAGAGCTCCACAGTGAATTTACAATTGGCTTAAGTTAGTTTAGTGCCTTGTAGAACTACAGGTTCAGGTTGGCTTTTGTGTGTGTCATATTGCTATGGAGTATCATGTGTGCAATCTGCCTTTTAAAAGAACAGAAGAATGATAGCTGATTTTCCAGctaacaagaagaaagaagaattagAAAAAGATAGCAAAGGAAGAGCTTATGCTGCTTTGCAGTATTCATATGACTGTCCTATTGTTAATACAGGTTCTGCACAGCTGTTCAAAATGTTGAATGATGTTGGCTTCCTGGAGATGGGAGATTATTTTGGtatgtctttttctttattttaattgacAGAAAGCATGCTTCCTGAAGTTAAGGGCttctttggttcaatttaaataaattaataaatacgtttagtttttccaaaatataaagTAACATtctaatttgaaaaagatatgaattttttttacatgGATCCACGTTTCAACATTTGCATTTTGTGAAAGTTTCAAGTGTTTCGGATTTAGGAAAAGTCAAGATGTGtgaattgaaagaatttaattaagcaaaaaaataaacagtAAAAGTCAATCCAGACAGAGCCCAAATCCTTTATGCGAGTACAGGAGCATTCTGTCTATATAGTTGTAGAGTTTGGTTAGAAAATTAGTTCCTCTCTGCAATGTATTTTCCTAACTATGCATATTGAGGTTTTCAGGTTTCTTGAATCCTTTGCAATTTGTAATTACTAAGTCAATAAGGACATATGCTTTGGGTTTAATGATGGTTTTTCAtgcaaaaagagaagaacaGAAAGATAGAGACTGGTTGATTTACCTACAGTAGATCCATATATGTTATCATCAGGTCACTCTCACTTTAAACTTATAGGTTTTACcttcttaaaaaaagaatttggtGCATATCAAGTGTCATTTGTATGGTTTTCAGATATTAACTACTTTTTGCCTTGACTTGTAGCACTTGGAGCAATTTTCTCTGCCACAGATTCTGTTTGCACATTGCAGGTAAAGTTGCCTTCAGTTGGTGAATGTATTTCATATTTGGATGACAAGACAGACATTCAAATTAAGCATTCAATTTGTCATTCAGGTGCTAAATCAGGATGAGACACCTCTACTTTACAGTCTAGTTTTTGGAGAAGGCGTGGTTAATGATGCTACTTCTGTTGTCCTCTTCAACACACTCCAAAGATTTGATCTCTCTCATACCACCTCAGGCATTGCCACACAATTTGCTGGCAGTCTCTGCAGTTTATTTTTCACAAGCACATTGCTTGGTGTAGCTGTAAGTTTCTCCCCTCTGTTAATTGTATCCTTAGTCTTTTTTGTGTTCCCATTATTTCCTTTCCgttgtgcaatttgagtttCCTTATTGTGTTAAACATCATTCCTGTCCTCCCTCGTTGTCTCTCAGTTAATTTAAGTAATGAGAAACACATATGAATGAAGGTCAGCTTAGTGGATGAATCAAAGTGGTAGCAATATTCTCCAGTTTTCCTCTTAAGCACAGTAGACGGTTCCCACATTTCTTTTAGAAATCTTCAGAGCATATTACAGGACATTGGGGAAATTTCTGGAGTTTTAGGCGCTAGGTGCTtgccataaattttttatgcCATGATGTATCATTGTCTCAAGCAATATGTCTATGTGATACTAGTGCAGTTTTTATCGGGTGACATCTTGTTTGGTTTTACTTGCAGGTTGGTTTACTCAGTGCATATATCATTAAGAAACTCTACTTTGGCAGGTATCCGCCAGGCTTAAGTTTTCTAACACAATTTCTTTAATGTAATGGAAATCCATCTAAAACGTTTCCTCTGGAATATAGAGATGAATGTGGTCCCTTATTAGGAGTAATTTGGTGAAGTCTGCTTTCTGCCAAGACACAGAGCACCACGGAGTTGTAGCTCATTTTCTTTCCTGACTTTATATTATTGCCAATAGGTTAATAGCTGAGATTAGTTAAATTAATCCTCTGGACTAACTGGCCACCTTCAAGCTAAAAGTCATTCTAGAAAGAAATCCGTTTTGTTCAATGCTATCTTGCTTGCTTGAGAAATCCCTTCCTTCTTATTGGCTTATTCTACAAACGGTATAACACTTCTCTCATCCCACTACCGCGCTATCCATGtcctatttctctttttcttataaTCATATCGGCAATCCTCTGCTAGAGTCTCCACATCCTCTGAGAAAGAACAGTATGATATAGTAATGAACAAATGATATATTGAGTTTGGTTAAACATCCTCATAGGTTTTATCCTAGAGACATCATGTATCAGTCTGTCAGTGGCTGTAGCAACTGATGCTGCTCTGGTGTCTTCAGAGTAATTTGAATTGATTATCTATCGAATATGATGGAGGCTGAACTGCCAAGGGTGCCAATGCACACATATACTGCTTTTAAAGGCTGACttagaattttattttccaatggGCAGATATTTAAGATCAAGTCTTTCAGTGTTCATTTGCATCTTGAACTGTTATGACACTGATGTTGCTGTCTGTTCAATTTTCAGGCATTCTACTGATCGTGAAGTTGCTCTGATGATCCTCATGGCTTATCTTTCATATATGATGGCAGAAGTAAAGTTTAAATAATTCCTTCTAGGCAGTGTAGCAAGTTTGGGGTCCAATTGCTTTCATTAACTGAATTTGACTGCTTTAATTTGTATTCTTATGCAGCTCTTCTCTTTAAGTGGCATTCTTACAGTATTCTTTTGTGGGATTGTGATGTCACATTACACTTGGCATAATGTAACTGAGAATTCAAGAGTAACAACCAAGTACGTAATTTTCTCCAGTCGATCAATAATGCTATTCTTTGTCCTGCGATAcaattttcttgatgaatgaaattacaaaaataacaaTGCGGGTCCCATTCTGGATTCCATTTTATGCAGACATGCTTTTGCAACAATGTCCTTTATCTCtgagatcttcatcttcttgtaCGTTGGCATGGATGCCCTGGACATTGAAAAGTGGAGTGCTGTAAGCAAGAGGTAGTGTTCAAATATTTACAACAATTACATTATTGAATTGGCTGCCATAGTTCATTGCAGGATCTCTGTCTAGTGATATCAATCTGCTTCTCTCCCTCCTTTGCCCTCTCTCTAAGAGTGCACTTTTATGCTTGTTTGCATTTTGTCGGTGAATGTATAGGTGAGATGCGAGTTTATCGCACAACATTATTCACAAGTATACACTTTAGACTCTAGTGCCAGTATTCTTACTTCAGCTGGGATGTCTCCTGGGTGAAGGTCCTCTTTTGGTTCTTTATATGTTGCTTTTGTTGATGAGaggtttcttttcttcctttgatGCCTTGTGCAGTCCAGGCACGTCAATTGGAGTGAGCACCATACTGCTTGGCCTAATTGTCCTTGGGAGGGCTGCTTTTGTGTTCCCCCTGTCCTTCATTTCCAACTTAACTAGGAAGTCTCCAGATGATAAAATTGGTTTTAAGCAACAGgtaggcttttctttttttccaagtaattatatttattaatCATCGTATGAGCCATCAAATAATGGAAACCATAACAGGTGACAATATGGTGGGCTGGGCTCATGCGTGGGGCTGTATCCATGGCGCTTGCTTATAATAAGGTACCACTGGGATAATTTTGACTTATTAAGGACGTTGGCTATATATTGTTAGGTTTGGTGCCATGGTTCCTTTTTAATCAGCCTAGTCTCTTAACATGATACAATCACGTGCTTAATTCTGCAAAGGTTGGCCAATTGCATTGTCTCATTCAGATAAACCCGTCTGCAGCATCAAAACAAAGCAATTGTATGGTTTTTAATATATACAAATATGGTCGCTATAGGCTAAGTGGTCatcttcatgcattttttttgttatctctATTTCACATGTAGCCCAACATTATGAGTTTTATTGATGTAACCACTAATGAAATGTTTTTAGGTAGCATTCCCTTTTGTATCTAGTCCATTCTGACTTACAAGACAAGTATATTTGCCAAAGTGCTACCACCAAACCTTTATCtgcaagaaaattaaaaagttgaCTGACGATATTACCATCCTTAATATCTGTGGTGGCACTGAGGAGTTTTTCTATGTTAATTTGTCTTATGGTTACATAAACTTGACAGAGAAGCC
This region of Eucalyptus grandis isolate ANBG69807.140 chromosome 8, ASM1654582v1, whole genome shotgun sequence genomic DNA includes:
- the LOC104456830 gene encoding sodium/hydrogen exchanger 2; the encoded protein is MGFSLGSVLMSLGMRSEADQVSVEAITLFVGLLCTCIIIGHLLEKNKWINESITALTIGLCTGIVLLLTTEGRRSHILVFNEELFFIYVLPPIIFNAGFQVKKKQFFRNFMTITLFGVVGTLISFFIISLGSAQLFKMLNDVGFLEMGDYFALGAIFSATDSVCTLQVLNQDETPLLYSLVFGEGVVNDATSVVLFNTLQRFDLSHTTSGIATQFAGSLCSLFFTSTLLGVAVGLLSAYIIKKLYFGRHSTDREVALMILMAYLSYMMAELFSLSGILTVFFCGIVMSHYTWHNVTENSRVTTKHAFATMSFISEIFIFLYVGMDALDIEKWSAVSKSPGTSIGVSTILLGLIVLGRAAFVFPLSFISNLTRKSPDDKIGFKQQVTIWWAGLMRGAVSMALAYNKFASSGHTQIRGNAIMITSTISIVLFCTVVFGLVTKPLIRFLLPLRKPLSSMVESELSSPKSLMLPLLQNSQDREVAMNGQNGTTLPLLQNGQDPEVAMNGQNGQNGTTRPRSLCMLLTTPAYSVHYYWRKFDNAFMRPVFGGRGFVQRIPGSPTETVVS